The following proteins are co-located in the Paraburkholderia phytofirmans PsJN genome:
- a CDS encoding alpha/beta hydrolase, which yields MDTFQSSNVRSVAGNSGGNTAGEPQRGSVTTADGVDLPLYRWPATPPMRATVALLHGLAEHAGRYAALAARLNAAGIELVAIDLRGHGYAPGKRSYVKRFDDYLLDAQALLDAAAQSCAPLFLMGHSMGGAVAALYAIERLDASGRRLNGLILSSPALAPGRDVPRWMLKLSQVISRLYPSFPAMKIDAALLSRLQPVVNANRNDPLVHHGAIPARTGAELLLAMARIERGRAGLRVPLLVYHGTADKLTEPEGSREFGQHAGSPDKTLTLHEGSYHETMNDLDRDRVIGALIDWIERRLVIR from the coding sequence ATGGACACATTTCAAAGCAGCAACGTACGGTCCGTCGCGGGCAACAGCGGCGGCAACACCGCCGGCGAACCGCAGCGCGGCTCGGTGACGACCGCCGACGGCGTCGACCTACCGCTATACCGCTGGCCGGCGACCCCGCCAATGCGGGCCACCGTCGCACTGCTGCACGGCCTCGCCGAGCACGCCGGCCGCTACGCGGCATTGGCTGCGCGGCTGAACGCGGCCGGCATCGAACTGGTGGCGATCGATCTGCGCGGCCACGGCTACGCACCCGGCAAGCGGTCCTACGTGAAACGCTTCGACGACTATCTGCTCGACGCGCAAGCCTTGCTCGACGCCGCCGCGCAAAGTTGCGCCCCGCTCTTCCTGATGGGCCACAGCATGGGCGGCGCCGTTGCCGCGCTGTACGCGATCGAGCGCCTCGACGCGAGCGGCCGGCGTCTGAACGGCCTGATCCTGTCGAGCCCGGCGCTCGCACCCGGCCGCGACGTGCCGCGCTGGATGCTCAAGCTGAGCCAGGTGATCAGCCGTCTCTACCCAAGCTTCCCGGCGATGAAAATCGACGCCGCCTTGCTCTCGCGCCTTCAGCCCGTGGTGAACGCCAATCGCAACGATCCGCTTGTGCATCACGGCGCGATTCCCGCGCGCACCGGCGCGGAACTGCTGCTGGCAATGGCGCGCATCGAACGCGGCCGCGCGGGTTTGCGTGTCCCGCTACTGGTTTATCACGGCACCGCCGACAAGCTCACCGAACCCGAAGGCAGCCGCGAATTCGGCCAGCACGCGGGCTCGCCGGACAAAACGCTGACGTTGCACGAAGGCAGCTATCACGAGACGATGAACGACCTCGACCGCGATCGCGTGATCGGGGCGTTGATCGACTGGATTGAAAGACGGCTGGTGATCCGATAG
- a CDS encoding electron transfer flavoprotein subunit beta/FixA family protein gives MKILVPVKRVVDYNVKVRVKSDGTGVDIANVKMSMNPFDEIAVEEAVRLKEAGVATEVIAVSAGVTQSQETLRTALAIGADRAILIESSQELQPLAVAKLLKALVDKEQPSLVILGKQAIDDDSNQTGQMLAALAGLPQATFASKVVVADGKATVSREVDGGAETLSLKLPAVVTTDLRLNEPRYVTLPNIMKAKKKPLEVLKPEDLGVDVTPRLKTLKVVEPPKRSAGVKVPDVKTLVEKLKTEAKVL, from the coding sequence ATGAAAATCCTGGTGCCAGTCAAGAGAGTGGTCGATTACAACGTGAAAGTTCGAGTCAAGTCGGACGGCACGGGCGTCGACATCGCGAACGTGAAAATGTCGATGAATCCGTTCGATGAAATCGCGGTTGAAGAGGCCGTGCGTCTGAAAGAAGCAGGCGTGGCGACGGAAGTGATCGCCGTGTCGGCGGGTGTCACGCAGTCGCAGGAAACGCTGCGTACGGCACTGGCCATCGGTGCTGATCGCGCGATCCTGATCGAGTCTTCGCAGGAACTGCAGCCGCTGGCCGTGGCCAAGCTGCTGAAGGCACTGGTCGACAAGGAACAGCCTTCGCTGGTCATTCTCGGCAAGCAGGCTATCGACGACGATTCGAATCAGACTGGTCAGATGCTCGCTGCGCTGGCTGGTCTGCCGCAAGCGACGTTCGCATCGAAAGTTGTCGTCGCTGACGGCAAGGCAACCGTATCGCGTGAAGTGGACGGTGGCGCTGAAACGCTGTCTCTAAAGCTGCCCGCTGTCGTCACGACCGACCTGCGCCTGAATGAGCCGCGCTACGTCACGCTGCCGAACATCATGAAGGCGAAGAAGAAGCCGCTGGAAGTCCTCAAGCCTGAAGATCTGGGCGTCGATGTCACGCCGCGCCTGAAGACACTGAAGGTCGTCGAGCCGCCCAAGCGCTCCGCCGGTGTGAAGGTGCCGGATGTGAAGACGTTGGTCGAGAAGCTGAAGACCGAAGCCAAGGTGCTGTGA
- a CDS encoding MetQ/NlpA family ABC transporter substrate-binding protein gives MQRRFILKLAAALGAASLIAANAAYAEDTIKVGVTGGPHAQIMEVVKTVAARNGLNIKIVEFSDYVQPNAALAGGDLDANSYQHDPYLQAQVKDRGYKLIRIADTVTYPMGIYSKKVKTLAELQPGAKIAVPNDPTNGGRALLLLQKQGLLKLRADAGLKATPLDIVDNPKKLKIVELDAAQIPRSLNDVDAAAINTNFAMEAGLKPKQDAIAIEDPKGPYVNVIAIREADKNKPWVAKLVAAYHSPEVKQFVESKFGGSVITAW, from the coding sequence ATGCAACGTCGTTTCATTCTCAAGCTGGCTGCCGCGCTCGGCGCCGCATCGCTCATCGCCGCCAACGCGGCTTACGCTGAAGACACGATCAAGGTCGGCGTCACCGGCGGTCCGCACGCGCAGATCATGGAGGTCGTGAAGACGGTCGCGGCCAGGAACGGTCTGAACATCAAGATCGTCGAATTCTCCGACTACGTGCAACCGAACGCCGCGCTCGCCGGCGGCGATCTGGACGCGAACAGCTACCAGCACGACCCGTATCTGCAAGCGCAGGTGAAGGACCGCGGCTACAAGCTGATCCGTATCGCGGATACGGTCACGTACCCGATGGGCATCTATTCGAAGAAAGTGAAGACGCTCGCCGAACTGCAACCGGGCGCGAAGATCGCGGTGCCGAACGATCCGACCAACGGCGGCCGCGCGCTGCTGTTGCTGCAAAAGCAGGGTCTGCTGAAACTGCGTGCCGACGCGGGCCTGAAGGCGACGCCGCTCGATATCGTCGACAATCCGAAGAAGCTGAAGATCGTCGAGCTCGACGCTGCGCAGATTCCGCGCTCGCTGAACGACGTGGACGCGGCCGCGATCAACACGAACTTCGCGATGGAAGCAGGTCTGAAGCCCAAGCAGGACGCTATCGCGATCGAAGACCCGAAAGGTCCTTACGTGAACGTCATCGCCATCCGCGAGGCAGACAAAAATAAGCCGTGGGTTGCCAAGCTGGTCGCGGCGTATCATTCGCCGGAAGTGAAGCAGTTCGTGGAAAGCAAATTCGGCGGGTCGGTCATCACCGCGTGGTAA
- a CDS encoding Lrp/AsnC ligand binding domain-containing protein, producing MRTQRQPVRALDKLDRKILRLLQQDGRMAMKDLAEQVGLSVTPCIERVKRMERDGVITGYYARVNPAELGAALLVFVEITLDHKSGNMFDQFRREVQKIPEVLECHLVSGDFDYLIKARIGEMADYRKLLGDILLQLPGAVQSKSYVVMEEIKETLMIPVGD from the coding sequence ATGCGTACACAGCGCCAACCGGTCCGGGCTCTCGACAAACTCGATCGCAAGATCCTGCGGCTGCTGCAACAAGACGGCCGCATGGCCATGAAGGACCTGGCCGAACAGGTCGGACTGTCCGTCACGCCGTGCATCGAGCGCGTCAAGCGGATGGAGCGCGACGGCGTGATCACCGGCTACTACGCGCGCGTGAATCCGGCGGAGTTGGGCGCGGCGCTGCTGGTGTTCGTCGAGATCACGCTGGATCACAAGAGCGGCAACATGTTCGACCAGTTCCGCCGCGAGGTGCAGAAGATCCCCGAGGTGCTGGAATGTCACCTGGTGTCGGGCGATTTCGACTATCTGATCAAGGCGCGCATCGGCGAAATGGCCGATTACCGCAAGCTGCTCGGCGACATCCTGCTGCAGTTGCCCGGTGCGGTGCAGTCGAAAAGCTATGTCGTGATGGAGGAGATCAAGGAAACGCTGATGATTCCGGTAGGGGATTGA
- a CDS encoding methionine ABC transporter permease yields MLSEMFDMFVQSFWETLVMVGISGLVGALVGLPLGVVLYLTDRQGVLQNIAVNRAMGVIVNAVRSTPFIILLVAVIPFTRLVVGSSIGTAAAVVPLTIAAAPFIARLVETALREVDRGLIEAAQAMGATTSQIVFKVLLPESLPGVVAGLTITFVSLVGYSAMAGAIGGGGLGDLGIRYGYQRFLPEVMLTVVVILIVFVQLVQSFGDWLVRRLSHK; encoded by the coding sequence ATGTTGAGTGAAATGTTCGATATGTTCGTCCAGTCGTTCTGGGAAACGCTCGTCATGGTGGGCATTTCCGGACTGGTCGGCGCTTTGGTCGGCTTGCCGCTCGGCGTGGTGCTGTATCTCACGGATCGCCAGGGCGTGCTGCAGAACATCGCCGTCAATCGCGCGATGGGCGTGATTGTCAATGCCGTGCGTTCGACGCCGTTCATCATTCTGCTCGTCGCCGTGATTCCGTTCACACGTCTGGTGGTCGGTTCCTCGATCGGCACGGCGGCTGCCGTCGTGCCGTTGACTATCGCTGCCGCGCCGTTCATCGCGCGTCTGGTCGAGACGGCGCTGCGCGAAGTGGATCGCGGTCTGATCGAAGCGGCCCAGGCGATGGGCGCGACCACCAGCCAGATTGTCTTCAAGGTGTTATTGCCGGAGTCGCTGCCGGGCGTGGTCGCCGGCTTGACGATCACCTTCGTCTCGCTGGTCGGCTATTCGGCGATGGCCGGCGCGATCGGTGGCGGCGGGCTCGGCGATCTCGGCATTCGCTATGGGTATCAGCGGTTCCTGCCGGAAGTGATGTTGACGGTCGTGGTGATTCTGATCGTCTTCGTACAGTTGGTGCAGTCGTTCGGGGATTGGCTCGTGCGTCGTTTGAGCCATAAGTAA
- a CDS encoding acyl-CoA dehydrogenase produces the protein MSYTAPIKDMLFVMKELAGLEDIATLPGFEDANLETAQAVLEESAKLCGSVLAPLNVEGDRNPSSWKDGVVTATPGFREAFRQFGEGGWQGVQHPVDYEGQGLPKLIATPCVEMLNASNLSFALCPLLTDGAIEALLTAGTEAQKQTYVPKLISGEWTGTMNLTEPQAGSDLALVRTRAEPQGDGSFKLFGTKIFITWGEHDMAKNIAHLVLARTPNAPEGVKGISLFIVPKFLVNEDGSLGERNDVHCVSIEHKLGIKASPTAVLQFGDHGGAIGHLIGEENRGLEYMFIMMNAARFAVGMQGVGISDRAYQKAVAYAKDRVQSRPVDGSAKQSVAIIQHPDVRRMLSTMRGLTEASRALAYVAAAHCDIAHRHPDEAKRAEHQAIYEYLVPIVKGWSTELSIDVTSLGVQVHGGMGFIEETGAAQYYRDARILPIYEGTTAIQANDLIGRKTVRDGGKVAKSLLAGVAETIEALGAQQGPAFDSMKKYLAQGHQSLGAAVDFVVANTKGDPNAVFAGSVPYLKLAGIVLGGWQMARALLVAAQKRDEDPSFYGAKIATAQFYAEHVLPLTSALEASIVSAKGGESVLALSEDQF, from the coding sequence ATGAGCTATACGGCGCCCATCAAAGACATGCTGTTCGTCATGAAAGAACTGGCGGGTCTCGAAGACATCGCGACCTTGCCGGGCTTCGAAGACGCGAACCTCGAGACCGCACAGGCTGTGCTCGAAGAATCGGCGAAACTGTGCGGTAGCGTGCTGGCGCCGCTGAATGTCGAAGGCGATCGCAATCCGAGCAGTTGGAAAGACGGCGTGGTCACCGCGACGCCCGGCTTCAGGGAAGCATTTCGCCAGTTCGGTGAAGGCGGCTGGCAAGGCGTGCAACATCCCGTCGACTACGAAGGCCAGGGCCTGCCGAAGCTGATCGCGACGCCGTGCGTTGAAATGCTCAACGCGTCGAACCTGTCGTTCGCGCTGTGTCCGTTGCTGACCGACGGCGCGATCGAAGCGCTGCTCACCGCCGGCACCGAAGCGCAAAAACAAACCTATGTGCCCAAACTGATTTCGGGCGAATGGACCGGCACGATGAACCTGACCGAGCCGCAGGCCGGTTCCGATCTCGCGCTGGTGCGTACGCGCGCCGAGCCGCAGGGCGACGGTTCGTTCAAGCTGTTCGGCACGAAGATTTTCATCACGTGGGGCGAGCACGACATGGCGAAGAACATCGCGCATCTCGTGCTGGCGCGCACGCCGAATGCACCGGAAGGCGTGAAAGGCATTTCGCTCTTTATCGTGCCGAAGTTTCTCGTCAACGAAGACGGTTCGCTCGGCGAGCGCAACGACGTGCATTGCGTGTCGATCGAACACAAGCTCGGCATCAAGGCGAGCCCGACCGCGGTGCTGCAATTCGGCGACCACGGCGGCGCGATCGGTCATCTGATCGGCGAAGAGAATCGCGGCCTCGAGTACATGTTCATCATGATGAACGCGGCGCGTTTTGCTGTCGGCATGCAGGGCGTCGGCATTTCGGATCGGGCGTATCAGAAGGCGGTCGCGTATGCGAAAGATCGCGTGCAAAGCCGTCCCGTCGATGGCTCCGCGAAACAGTCGGTCGCGATCATTCAGCATCCGGACGTGCGTCGCATGCTCTCGACCATGCGCGGCCTCACCGAAGCATCGCGCGCGCTGGCTTACGTGGCCGCGGCGCATTGCGACATCGCGCATCGTCATCCGGACGAAGCAAAGCGCGCCGAGCATCAGGCGATCTACGAGTATCTCGTGCCGATCGTGAAGGGCTGGAGCACCGAGCTGTCGATCGACGTGACGAGCCTCGGCGTGCAGGTGCACGGCGGTATGGGCTTCATCGAAGAAACCGGCGCCGCGCAGTACTACCGTGACGCACGCATCCTGCCGATCTACGAAGGCACGACCGCGATTCAGGCCAACGATCTGATCGGCCGCAAGACTGTGCGCGACGGCGGCAAGGTGGCGAAGTCGCTGCTCGCCGGGGTGGCGGAAACGATCGAGGCACTCGGCGCGCAGCAAGGCCCTGCGTTCGACTCGATGAAGAAGTATCTCGCGCAGGGTCATCAATCGTTGGGCGCGGCGGTAGATTTCGTCGTCGCCAATACGAAGGGCGATCCGAACGCGGTGTTCGCCGGCAGCGTGCCGTATCTGAAGCTCGCGGGCATTGTGCTGGGCGGCTGGCAGATGGCGCGTGCGTTGCTGGTGGCGGCGCAAAAGCGCGACGAAGATCCGTCGTTCTACGGCGCGAAGATCGCGACCGCGCAGTTCTACGCGGAGCATGTGCTGCCGCTGACATCGGCACTTGAAGCGTCGATTGTCAGCGCAAAGGGTGGAGAGAGTGTGCTGGCTTTGTCGGAAGATCAGTTCTAA
- a CDS encoding PA0069 family radical SAM protein, with protein MTDSDSHFVNEFPIAPPAPRKGRGAVTNLQGRYEVDQREAVDDGWLSAPEEGDEPKVLRTQVFEERAKTILTRNASPDIPFSVSLNPYRGCEHGCIYCFARPTHAYLGLSPGLDFESRIYAKINAPELLERELSKKSYVPEPIALGVNTDAWQPVERDLRLTRRVIEVLSERQHPFAAITKSSLIERDLDLLAPMAARGQFMAAITITTLDAEIARTLEPRAATPSRRLRAIRTLSEAGIPVGVSIAPVIPFVTEPDMERVLEACAEAGASNASYIVLRLPWEVAPLFKDWLAAHFPDRADRVMSRVRDMRGGKDYDSSFSTRMKGEGLWADLLKQRFHKAVRRLGLNRRDRGILDMSHFRPVDVPRADKPARDDPQLNLF; from the coding sequence GTGACCGATTCCGACTCCCACTTCGTCAACGAATTTCCGATCGCGCCGCCCGCGCCTCGCAAGGGCCGCGGCGCGGTGACGAATCTGCAAGGCCGCTACGAAGTCGACCAACGCGAAGCGGTGGACGACGGCTGGCTCTCGGCGCCGGAAGAGGGTGACGAGCCCAAGGTCTTGCGCACGCAGGTCTTCGAAGAGCGGGCCAAGACCATTCTTACGCGCAACGCGTCGCCGGATATTCCGTTCAGCGTGTCGCTGAACCCGTATCGCGGCTGCGAGCACGGCTGCATTTATTGTTTTGCGCGGCCCACACACGCTTATCTGGGGCTGTCGCCGGGGCTCGACTTCGAAAGTCGAATCTACGCCAAGATTAATGCGCCGGAGTTGCTCGAGCGGGAATTGTCGAAGAAGTCCTACGTGCCGGAGCCGATCGCGCTGGGCGTCAATACAGACGCCTGGCAGCCCGTCGAGCGCGACCTGCGGCTCACACGCAGGGTGATCGAAGTGCTCAGCGAGCGTCAGCATCCGTTTGCGGCGATCACCAAGTCGTCGCTGATCGAACGCGATCTCGATCTGCTGGCGCCCATGGCGGCGCGCGGGCAATTCATGGCGGCCATCACCATCACCACGCTGGACGCAGAGATCGCTCGCACGCTGGAACCGCGCGCGGCGACCCCGTCACGGCGGCTGCGCGCCATCCGCACGCTGAGCGAGGCGGGTATCCCGGTCGGCGTCAGCATCGCGCCGGTGATTCCGTTCGTCACGGAACCGGACATGGAGCGCGTGCTGGAAGCCTGCGCGGAGGCCGGTGCGAGCAACGCGAGCTATATCGTGCTGCGTCTGCCGTGGGAAGTCGCGCCGCTATTCAAGGACTGGCTCGCGGCGCACTTTCCAGATCGTGCCGATCGGGTGATGAGTCGCGTGCGGGACATGCGGGGTGGAAAGGACTACGACTCGTCGTTCTCCACGCGCATGAAGGGCGAAGGTTTGTGGGCCGATCTGCTCAAACAGCGATTCCACAAGGCGGTGCGCCGTCTGGGCCTGAATCGGCGCGACCGCGGGATTCTGGATATGTCGCACTTTCGCCCAGTGGACGTGCCGCGTGCCGACAAACCGGCACGCGACGATCCTCAACTGAATCTTTTCTAG
- a CDS encoding NINE protein, whose protein sequence is MSTLVSTSSRFRSKTITAALAFFFGSLGAHRFYLYGMRDIYGWAHVIGTLIGIPGAMLLIASERSSMLGWVLAFPGAVSLLAAFLAAIVYGLRPDEKWDAQFNARTQRKSRSGWTVIFVVIFSLLIGAFLLMTGLAISFQTYFESQVQAAKALSQ, encoded by the coding sequence ATGTCCACCCTTGTCTCGACTTCCTCGCGTTTCAGATCCAAGACGATTACCGCCGCACTGGCGTTCTTCTTCGGCAGCCTCGGCGCTCACCGGTTCTATCTGTACGGCATGCGCGACATCTACGGATGGGCACACGTAATCGGCACGCTGATCGGCATTCCGGGCGCCATGCTGCTGATAGCGAGCGAACGGTCTTCGATGCTCGGCTGGGTGCTGGCCTTTCCTGGCGCGGTTTCGCTGCTTGCGGCGTTTCTCGCCGCGATCGTCTACGGGCTGCGTCCGGACGAAAAGTGGGACGCGCAGTTCAACGCTCGGACCCAGCGCAAAAGCCGCTCCGGCTGGACGGTCATTTTCGTCGTGATCTTTTCGCTGCTGATCGGCGCCTTCCTGCTGATGACAGGTCTCGCCATTTCGTTCCAGACGTATTTCGAAAGCCAGGTGCAGGCGGCCAAAGCGCTCTCGCAATGA
- a CDS encoding electron transfer flavoprotein subunit alpha/FixB family protein translates to MTNLVIAEHDNASIKAATLNTIAAAQKIGGDIHVLVAGHNAQAAADAAAKIAGVSKVLLADAPQLEAGLAENVEATVLNIAKDYTHILAPATAYGKNITPRIAAKLDVAQISDITAVDSADTFERPIYAGNAIATVQSADPIKVITVRTTGFDAVAAEGGSASVEKIEAAADSGISSFVSREVTKLDRPELTSAKVIVSGGRGLGNGENYTKVLEPLADKLNAALGASRAAVDAGFVPNDYQVGQTGKIVAPQLYIAVGISGAIQHLAGMKDSKVIVAINKDEEAPIFSVADYGLVGDLFTLVPELVGELG, encoded by the coding sequence ATGACGAATCTGGTAATAGCAGAACACGACAACGCATCGATCAAGGCCGCGACGCTGAACACGATCGCCGCCGCGCAGAAGATTGGCGGCGATATTCACGTGCTGGTGGCAGGCCACAACGCGCAAGCCGCGGCGGATGCTGCAGCGAAGATTGCAGGCGTTAGCAAAGTGCTGCTGGCCGACGCGCCGCAACTCGAAGCGGGCCTTGCGGAAAACGTCGAAGCAACGGTGCTGAATATCGCGAAGGATTACACGCATATCCTCGCGCCGGCGACCGCGTACGGCAAGAACATCACGCCGCGTATCGCCGCAAAGCTCGACGTCGCGCAGATCAGCGACATCACCGCGGTGGATTCGGCTGATACCTTTGAACGTCCGATCTACGCCGGCAACGCAATCGCAACGGTGCAGTCGGCTGATCCGATCAAGGTCATCACGGTCCGCACAACCGGTTTCGATGCAGTCGCAGCCGAAGGCGGCAGCGCATCGGTCGAGAAAATCGAAGCGGCAGCGGACAGCGGCATCTCGTCATTCGTGAGCCGTGAAGTGACGAAGCTGGACCGTCCGGAACTGACCTCAGCGAAGGTGATCGTCTCGGGTGGCCGCGGTCTGGGCAACGGCGAGAACTACACCAAGGTACTCGAACCGCTGGCAGACAAACTGAACGCCGCGTTGGGCGCTTCGCGTGCCGCAGTCGACGCAGGCTTCGTACCGAACGACTATCAAGTGGGCCAGACCGGCAAGATCGTCGCACCGCAGCTGTACATCGCAGTCGGCATCTCGGGTGCGATTCAACATCTGGCCGGCATGAAAGACAGCAAGGTGATCGTCGCGATCAATAAAGACGAAGAAGCGCCGATCTTCAGCGTCGCCGATTACGGTCTGGTGGGCGACCTGTTTACGCTCGTGCCTGAACTCGTCGGCGAACTTGGCTAA
- a CDS encoding D-amino acid dehydrogenase: MRVVVLGSGVVGVTSAYYLARAGHEVTVIDREAGPALETSFANAGQISPGYASPWAAPGVPLKAVKWMFQKHAPLAIRLDGTQFQLQWMWQMLQNCTSSRYAVNKGRMVRLAEYSRDCLQALRAETGIQYEGRTGGTLQVFRTQQQFDGAAKDIAVLQEANVPYELLSPAELARAEPALAAVSHKLTGGLRLPGDETGDCQMFTTRLAALAEELGVKFRYNTPIDALAMAGDRIAGVKCGEELVRADSFVVALGSYSTQFLSGLVKIPVYPLKGYSITAPIVNEASAPVSTVLDETYKIAITRFDDRIRVGGMAEIVGFDKSLRQARRETLELCVNDLFPGGGDTSKATFWTGLRPMTPDGTPIVGRTPVPNLFLNTGHGTLGWTMSCGSGQLLADVMSGKQPAIKADDLSVHRYLGEVGGAHRPAYA; encoded by the coding sequence ATGCGAGTCGTCGTTTTGGGCAGTGGCGTTGTCGGCGTGACCAGCGCGTATTACCTGGCGCGCGCGGGACACGAAGTGACCGTTATCGATCGCGAGGCCGGGCCGGCGCTCGAAACCAGTTTCGCCAACGCCGGCCAGATCTCGCCGGGCTACGCGTCGCCGTGGGCTGCACCGGGCGTGCCGCTGAAGGCGGTCAAGTGGATGTTCCAGAAACACGCGCCGCTGGCGATCCGCCTCGACGGCACTCAATTCCAGTTGCAGTGGATGTGGCAAATGCTGCAGAACTGCACGTCGTCGCGTTATGCGGTGAACAAGGGCCGCATGGTTCGCCTCGCCGAATACAGCCGCGACTGCCTGCAAGCGCTACGCGCCGAAACCGGCATTCAGTATGAAGGCCGCACAGGCGGCACGCTCCAGGTATTCCGCACGCAGCAGCAATTCGATGGCGCCGCGAAAGACATCGCCGTGCTGCAGGAAGCCAACGTGCCGTACGAACTGCTGTCGCCGGCCGAGCTCGCGCGCGCCGAACCGGCGCTCGCCGCCGTGTCGCATAAGCTGACCGGCGGTCTGCGCCTGCCGGGCGACGAAACCGGCGACTGCCAGATGTTCACCACGCGCCTCGCCGCGCTGGCTGAAGAACTGGGCGTCAAGTTCCGCTACAACACGCCGATCGACGCACTCGCGATGGCCGGCGACCGCATCGCCGGCGTGAAGTGCGGCGAAGAACTGGTGCGTGCGGATTCGTTCGTGGTCGCACTGGGTTCGTACTCGACGCAGTTTCTGTCCGGTCTGGTGAAGATTCCGGTCTATCCGCTCAAGGGTTATTCGATCACCGCGCCGATCGTCAACGAAGCATCGGCGCCGGTATCGACCGTGCTCGACGAAACGTACAAGATCGCGATCACGCGTTTCGACGACCGGATTCGCGTGGGCGGCATGGCGGAGATCGTCGGCTTCGACAAATCGTTGCGCCAGGCGCGCCGCGAAACGCTGGAACTGTGCGTGAACGACCTGTTCCCGGGCGGCGGCGATACGTCGAAGGCCACCTTCTGGACCGGTCTGCGCCCGATGACACCGGACGGCACGCCGATCGTCGGCCGCACTCCCGTGCCGAACCTGTTCCTTAACACCGGCCACGGCACGCTGGGCTGGACGATGTCGTGTGGCTCGGGCCAACTGCTCGCCGACGTGATGTCGGGCAAGCAACCGGCCATCAAGGCGGACGATCTGTCGGTGCATCGCTATCTCGGCGAGGTTGGCGGTGCGCATCGCCCGGCTTATGCCTAA
- a CDS encoding methionine ABC transporter ATP-binding protein — protein MIEIRNISQRFAGPRGWVEALHNVNLSIPAGEVFGIIGRSGAGKSTLVRTLNLLTRPSEGNIVVNGRDLTTLPAAQLREARREIGMIFQHFNLLSSRTVYENVALPLELAGMKRDEIEANVLPLLELVGLSAQKDRYPAQISGGQKQRVGIARALASKPKVLLSDEATSALDPETTRAILDLLKRINRELNLTIVLITHQMDVIKQVCDRVAVLDAGRVVEEGKVIDVFLQPHHEVTRALIGDVIAQELPPAMKARVAERLKTGSGHLLRLAFTGSGVDQPILSETIRRYELDFNILHGQIDEIQGQAFGSLAVLAGGEPAKVAQALTYLREQGVVVEELSYVE, from the coding sequence ATGATCGAAATACGCAATATCTCCCAGCGGTTCGCCGGGCCCCGGGGCTGGGTCGAGGCGCTGCACAACGTCAATCTGTCGATTCCGGCGGGCGAGGTGTTCGGCATCATCGGCCGCAGCGGAGCGGGCAAGAGTACGCTCGTGCGCACCCTCAACCTGCTGACGCGCCCGAGCGAAGGCAATATCGTCGTCAACGGCCGCGATCTGACGACGCTGCCCGCCGCGCAATTGCGCGAAGCGCGCCGCGAGATCGGCATGATCTTCCAGCACTTCAATTTGCTGTCCTCGCGCACGGTGTACGAGAATGTCGCGCTGCCGCTCGAACTCGCCGGCATGAAGCGCGACGAAATCGAAGCGAACGTGCTGCCGCTGCTCGAACTGGTCGGTCTTTCAGCGCAGAAAGATCGGTATCCGGCGCAGATCAGCGGCGGACAGAAGCAGCGCGTCGGCATCGCGCGCGCTCTGGCCAGCAAGCCGAAAGTGCTGCTCTCCGACGAAGCGACTTCCGCGCTCGATCCCGAAACCACGCGCGCGATTCTCGACTTGCTCAAGCGCATCAATCGCGAACTGAACCTGACCATCGTGCTGATCACGCACCAGATGGACGTGATCAAGCAGGTCTGCGATCGCGTCGCCGTGCTGGACGCGGGCCGTGTGGTCGAAGAAGGCAAGGTCATCGACGTGTTCCTGCAACCGCATCACGAAGTCACGCGCGCTTTGATCGGCGACGTGATCGCGCAGGAATTGCCGCCAGCCATGAAGGCGCGCGTCGCCGAGCGGCTGAAGACCGGCAGCGGCCACTTGCTGCGTCTCGCCTTCACCGGCTCAGGCGTCGATCAACCGATTCTTTCCGAAACGATTCGCCGCTACGAACTCGACTTCAACATCCTGCACGGCCAGATCGACGAGATCCAGGGGCAGGCGTTCGGCTCGCTCGCGGTGCTCGCGGGCGGCGAACCGGCGAAGGTGGCGCAGGCGCTGACGTATCTGCGTGAACAGGGTGTGGTGGTGGAGGAGCTCTCGTATGTTGAGTGA